Proteins encoded together in one Cyprinus carpio isolate SPL01 chromosome B14, ASM1834038v1, whole genome shotgun sequence window:
- the fam149a gene encoding LOW QUALITY PROTEIN: protein FAM149A (The sequence of the model RefSeq protein was modified relative to this genomic sequence to represent the inferred CDS: substituted 1 base at 1 genomic stop codon), producing MQVTIERIDPSGGSTGPRFQHGFSDRLFCCGFNKSLLDSERTLQWKRTRRAQDNMSPVRERDDSLKKKLLSEPDKNISSVPDQFTRTVTRVPNSGLSVLSCGQSSADGTTPVSHLPSRSSSPGTGPGLSTEHSSICSWRYDEFERANTQRVRQLFNSVDELLYEGRVSSRSESLQEECEEWNGHTPHLRILGNQLEPPKQEGVQYICRRESSARNSSFSTPTCLDKREDHSELYVAGRSLAPGLWCEQSVRSSSSPHYEHSLNLTEEEEVYEAEGSIEEFLAYDGKEMEEEEVDQRKSSSVAPRGGVPPVSPHACIRDAVADELFDDTWREVVGLLEELLHKYWEKQLPDGAMQRRTLESSSQAPSSQLPVKRHHLLLSRGSSSRTRLLSTCSNNVQVTTYQNMSRLLLCLYVINLXFLFHFSGELKFFLFVFICVMEKPLQQRHQGFSERALYDPDDGASMLMCVKTQALRGSGILIQKPAAQRRLPRLSGRGSQILRGTRLSTVNESLPSPPVSAVQSHRLPQIHSESQEQECYAPISRLVQLRGRILRGGATSVMHAVNNLPPLREPTLMLESLSRPNTTHTFRSDTPMKRSFTPMDFACNMRTSRGLVKGESTPMGVTGFSMGITSSTASGFSECVTPSRRRLPCADGDGRNMPLIGSIGGQNHRKQLSRFPVHMRKKFQPVMQ from the exons ATGCAGGTGACTATAGAGCGCATTGATCCGAGCGGCGGCTCTACCGGACCGAGGTTCCAGCATGGCTTTTCTGACAGACTTTTTTGCTGTGGTTTCAACAAGTCTCTGCTAGACTCGGAGAGAACACTTCAATGGAAGAGGACAAGAAGAGCTCAGGACAATATGAGTCCGGTTCGAGAGAGAGATGACAGCTTGAA GAAAAAGCTGCTCAGTGAACCTGACAAAAACATTAGCTCAGTGCCTGACCAGTTCACCAGAACTGTCACCAGGGTCCCAAACAGTGGTCTCAG TGTCTTGTCATGTGGTCAGTCCTCTGCCGATGGCACTACCCCCGTGAGTCACCTTCCCTCCCGCTCCAGCAGCCCAGGCACTGGCCCCGGTCTCTCCACAGAGCACAGCTCCATCTGCTCCTGGAGATATGAT GAGTTTGAGCGGGCGAATACACAGCGTGTGCGTCAGCTCTTTAACTCTGTGGATGAGCTGCTGTATGAGGGGAGAGTCAGCAGCCGCTCGGAGTCACTGCAGGAGGAGTGTGAGGAGTGGAACGGACACACCCCTCATCTCAG AATTTTAGGGAATCAGTTGGAGCCTCCTAAACAGGAGGGTGTTCAGTATATCTGCAGACGAGAGTCCAGTGCCAGGAACTCCTCCTTCTCCACACCCACCTGTCTGGACAAAAGAGAAGACCATAGCGA GCTGTATGTAGCAGGCCGCAGTCTGGCTCCAGGCCTTTGGTGTGAGCAGTCTGTCCGGAGCTCCAGCTCTCCTCATTATGAGCATTCACTTAACCTcacagaggaagaggaggtgTATGAAGCAGAGGGTAGCATTGAGGAGTTTTTGGCTTATGATGGAAAAGAAAT GGAAGAGGAGGAGGTGGATCAGAGGAAGTCTTCATCCGTGGCCCCCAGGGGTGGAGTCCCCCCGGTTTCCCCTCATGCATGCATCCGTGATGCAGTTGCAGATGAGCTGTTTGATGACACATGGAGGGAGGTGGTGGGTCTTCTGGAGGAGCTCTTACACAAGTACTGGGAGAAACAGCTCCCGG ACGGAGCAATGCAGAGGAGGACATTAGAGAGCTCCAGTCAAGCACCTTCATCTCAACTCCCAGTTAAAAGACATCATCTTCTGTTGTCCAGAGGTTCCAGCAGCAGAACCAGACTCCTGTCAACATGCAGCAATAATGTACAGGTGACAACTTACCAAAACATGTCCCGATTATTACTTTGTCTTTATGTGATTAATTTgtaattcttgtttcatttttctggtgagttaaagttttttttgtttgttttcatttgtgttatGGAAAAGCCACTGCAACAGAGGCATCAGGGATTTAGTGAGAGAGCGCT GTATGACCCAGATGATGGAGCAAGCATGTTGATGTGTGTGAAGACTCAGGCTCTGAGAGGGTCCGGTATACTCATACAGAAACCTGCAGCCCAGCGCAGACTCCCCAGACTCAGTGGCAGAGGGAGCCAAATCTTACGAGGAACTAGACT ATCCACTGTAAATGAAAGCCTGCCATCTCCACCAGTAAGTGCCGTTCAGAGCCACAGGCTTCCTCAGATACACTCTGAGTCTCAAGAGCAAGAATGCTATGCGCCTATTTCCAGGCTTGTGCAG CTCAGAGGAAGGATCCTAAGAGGCGGCGCTACCAGTGTCATGCACGCAGTAAACAACCTCCCACCTTTGAGAGAGCCCACCCTGATGCTGGAGTCTCTGTCTCGGCCCAATACTACTCACACATTCAGA TCTGACACCCCTATGAAAAGGTCCTTCACACCCATGGATTTTGCCTGTAACATGAGGACAAGTCGAGGACTTGTCAAAG GTGAGAGCACACCTATGGGAGTGACAGGCTTCAGTATGGGCATCACCAGCTCTACAGCTAGTGGGTTCTCGGAGTGTGTCACACCCAGCAGGAGGCGTCTACCCTGCGCTGACGGGGATGGAAGGAACATGCCTCTGATCGGATCTATAG GTGGCCAGAATCACCGGAAACAGCTGAGCCGGTTTCCAGTGCATATGAGGAAGAAATTTCAGCCTGTTATGCAATAG
- the LOC109101807 gene encoding LOW QUALITY PROTEIN: cytochrome P450 4V2 (The sequence of the model RefSeq protein was modified relative to this genomic sequence to represent the inferred CDS: deleted 2 bases in 1 codon; substituted 4 bases at 4 genomic stop codons), with product MSSHMQCLQCLDIFHIDLNIWSKQLLPASSKLNGRPFGLYILEITIFTAILLLLLASTTYHPLKNYIGKWNEMRPIPGMPGAYPIIGNALQFKANAGDFFNQIIEGTNENRHLPLAKVWVGPVPFLILYHAENIEVVLNNSRHLDKSYSYRFLHPWLCTGLLTSTGEKWCNWRKMLTPTFHFSILSNFLEVMNEQTDILIXKMQEHTDREKLCFSLMXFCALDIICETEMGKKIYAQSNSDFEYVQSVYKMSDIITKRQRAPWLWPDWIYNKLEEGKEHYRRLKILHSFTASVIIKXRAKFTSSEPDSDSDQGPRKRQAFLDMLLKTAYEDGQNASHEDIQEEVDTFMFEGHDTTAASMNWALHLIGSHPEVQKAVQAELWEVFGSXDHHVGVEDLKRLRYLECVIKESLRIFPSVPLFARSICETCQINGLKVPKGVNAVIIPYALHRDPRYIPEPEKFRPERFLPEKSKGRHPYAYIPFSAGPRNCIGQRFAMMEEKVFLAMILRHFDVEACQSREELRPLGELILRPEKGIWIKLQSNSHPH from the exons ATGTCCAGTCACATGCAGTGCCTTCAGTGTTTGGACATTTTTCACATTGACCTCAACATCTGGAGCAAACAG CTGCTGCCGGCTTCATCCAAACTAAATGGGCGTCCTTTTGGATTATACATTTTGGAGATTACT ATATTCACAGCCATTCTTTTACTCCTTTTAGCATCTACTACATATCATCCACTTAAAAATTATATAGGAAAATGGAACGAAATGAGACCAATTCCAGGAATGCCGGGCGCTTATCCAATCATTGGCAATGCACTGCAGTTTAAAGCCAATGCAGGCG ATTTTTTCAACCAGATTATTGAGGGCACAAATGAAAACAGACACCTTCCTCTAGCAAAGGTTTGGGTGGGTCCAGTCCCCTTTCTGATCTTGTATCACGCAGAAAATATTGAG GTGGTCCTCAACAATTCCAGACACCTTGACAAGTCATACTCATACAGGTTCCTGCACCCCTGGCTCTGCACAGGCCTGCTCACCAG CACAGGGGAGAAATGGTGTAACTGGCGGAAAATGCTGACTCCAACCTTCCACTTCTCCATCCTCTCCAACTTCCTGGAGGTGATGAATGAACAAACCGATATTTTGATATAAAAGATGCAGGAGCACACGGACAGAGAGAAATTATGT TTTAGTTTGATGTAATTTTGTGCTTTGgacattatatgt GAAACTGAAATGGGAAAGAAGATATATGCTCAGAGCAATTCTGACTTTGAGTATGTCCAAAGTGTCTATAA GATGAGTGACATCATCACCAAGAGACAGAGAGCACCATGGCTGTGGCCAGACTGGATCTATAACAAGTTAGAGGAAGGCAAAGAACATTACAGAAGACTGAAGATTCTCCATTCCTTCACTGCAAGTGTGA TCATCAAGTAAAGAGCAAAGTTCACAAGCTCTGAACCTGACAGTGATTCTGACCAGGGGCCTAGGAAAAGACAGGCCTTCTTAGATATGCTGTTAAAAACTGCTTATGAGGATGGACAGAATGCGAGTCATGAGGACATTCAGGAGGAAGTGGACACCTTCATGTTTGAG GGTCATGATACTACTGCAGCTTCAATGAACTGGGCTTTACATCTGATTGGCTCCCACCCTGAGGTTCAGAAGGCAGTGCAGGCAGAACTATGGGAAGTGTTTG GTTCGTGAGACCACCATGTGGGGGTTGAGGACCTGAAAAGGCTGCGCTACCTGGAGTGTGTCATCAAGGAGAGTCTGCGGATCTTCCCCTCCGTGCCTCTGTTTGCACGCAGCATCTGCGAGACCTGTCAGATCA ATGGGTTGAAGGTCCCAAAAGGAGTGAATGCTGTCATCATACCATATGCTCTTCACCGGGACCCGCGCTACATTCCAGAACCTGAGAAATTTAGACCGGAAAGGTTTTTGCCAGAGAAAAGCAAAGGGAGGCATCCATATGCGTACATCCCTTTTTCTGCAGGGCCAAGAAACTGCATCG GCCAGCGCTTCGCCATGATGGAGGAGAAGGTTTTTCTTGCTATGATCTTGCGTCACTTTGACGTAGAGGCATGTCAGAGCCGTGAGGAACTGCGGCCTCTGGGGGAACTCATTCTGCGTCCCGAGAAAGGCATTTGGATTAAACTACAAAGTAACTCTCACCCCCATTAA